A region of Diospyros lotus cultivar Yz01 chromosome 3, ASM1463336v1, whole genome shotgun sequence DNA encodes the following proteins:
- the LOC127797967 gene encoding ethylene-responsive transcription factor 1B-like, which produces MDTPLVASNFFQNPSPDFANQTLPLNQDDSEEMLLYGALAKARDGQASSAETEADVSYRGVRRRPWGKYAAEIRDSTRNGERVWLGTFDTPQAAALAYDQAALAMRGSMAVLNFPAAMVYQSLVEMEFGFEDEGRSPVLALKKRHSMKRKGESMKKTTKDQPLVVLQDLGTEYLEELLGSSEAPITSVQNYVTI; this is translated from the coding sequence ATGGATACCCCCCTGGTAGCTTCGAATTTCTTCCAGAACCCTTCTCCGGACTTCGCCAACCAAACCCTACCCTTGAACCAAGATGACTCCGAAGAAATGCTTCTCTATGGAGCCTTAGCTAAGGCCAGGGACGGACAAGCTAGCTCCGCGGAGACGGAGGCCGACGTCTCTTACAGAGGCGTTCGCCGGCGGCCGTGGGGAAAATACGCGGCGGAGATAAGGGACTCCACCAGGAACGGCGAGAGGGTGTGGCTGGGCACCTTCGACACGCCGCAGGCGGCCGCTCTGGCCTACGACCAGGCCGCACTTGCAATGCGGGGATCCATGGCGGTGCTGAATTTTCCGGCGGCAATGGTGTACCAATCACTGGTGGAGATGGAGTTCGGGTTCGAGGATGAGGGACGTTCGCCGGTCTTGGCCCTGAAGAAGAGACACTCCATGAAGAGGAAAGGAGAGAGCATGAAGAAGACGACGAAAGACCAACCTTTGGTTGTGTTGCAGGATTTAGGAACGGAGTACTTAGAGGAACTTCTCGGATCATCGGAAGCTCCCATCACATCTGTCCAAAACTATGTAACCATATGA
- the LOC127796344 gene encoding LOW QUALITY PROTEIN: peptidyl-prolyl cis-trans isomerase CYP19-3-like (The sequence of the model RefSeq protein was modified relative to this genomic sequence to represent the inferred CDS: inserted 1 base in 1 codon): MSNPKVFFDILIGKMKAGRIVMELFADVTPKTAENFRALCTGEKGIGISGKPLHYKGSTFHRIIPNFMCQGGDFTRGNGTGGESIYGLKFADENFKMKHTGPGVLSMANAGPNTNGSQFFICTEKTSWLDGRHVVFGXIVDGYSVVKEMEKMGSDSGKTSTTVVIEDCGQIKEN, from the exons ATGTCGAACCCAAAAGTTTTCTTTGATATCCTGATTGGAAAAATGAAAGCTGGAAGAATTGTAATGGAACTATTTGCTGATGTCACCCCCAAGACTGCTGAAAATTTCCGAGCTCTCTGCACTGGAGAGAAAGGGATTGGTATATCAGGGAAGCCATTGCACTATAAGGGCTCCACATTTCACCGCATTATCCCCAACTTCATgtgtcaaggtggagatttCACCAGGGGTAATGGAACAGGTGGTGAATCAATCTACGGGCTGAAGTTTGCAGACGAAAACTTCAAGATGAAGCATACAGGGCCTGGTGTTCTGTCAATGGCAAATGCTGGACCAAACACTAATGGATCCCAATTCTTTATTTGTACTGAGAAAACATCATGGCTTGATGGCAGACATGTGGTGTTTG AGATTGTTGATGGCTATAGCGTggtaaaggagatggagaagATGGGTTCAGATAGCGGGAAGACTTCGACAACTGTTGTGATAGAAGATTGTGGCCAGATAAAGGAGAATTGA
- the LOC127796490 gene encoding AT-hook motif nuclear-localized protein 19-like: protein MANRWWAGQVGLPGVEASSSGSSAGLKKPDLGISMNENGGGGREEEDERDNNDDPKEGAIEVATRRPRGRPPGSKNKPKPPIFVTRDSPNALRSHVMEVANGSDVAENLAQFARRRQRGVCVLSANGTVTNVTLRQPSAPGAVMALHGRFEILSLTGTFLPGPAPPGSTGLTIYLAGGQGQVVGGSVVGSLVASGPVMVIAATFSNATYERLPLEEEEEGGSGGGGQLGGGGGSPPGIGSGGGQQQAGLGDPSGLPVFNLPPNLLPNGGQLHHDAFGWSHGRPPF, encoded by the coding sequence ATGGCGAACCGCTGGTGGGCCGGGCAAGTGGGTCTGCCGGGAGTCGAAGCATCGTCATCCGGATCATCCGCAGGGCTGAAGAAGCCAGATCTGGGCATCTCGATGAACGAAAACGGCGGCGGCGGCAGAGAGGAAGAGGACGAACGCGACAACAACGACGACCCCAAAGAGGGTGCAATTGAGGTGGCCACGCGCCGCCCTCGAGGCCGCCCACCAGGCTCTAAGAACAAGCCCAAGCCGCCGATTTTCGTAACAAGAGACAGCCCCAACGCGCTGCGCAGCCACGTCATGGAGGTGGCGAACGGCTCCGACGTGGCCGAGAACCTCGCCCAGTTCGCGAGGAGAAGGCAAAGAGGGGTTTGCGTTCTCAGCGCAAATGGCACAGTTACAAACGTGACCCTTCGGCAGCCTTCGGCTCCCGGCGCAGTCATGGCGCTGCACGGCCGCTTCGAAATCCTCTCCCTCACCGGCACGTTCCTTCCCGGGCCTGCGCCTCCGGGATCCACAGGGCTGACTATATATCTCGCCGGCGGTCAGGGCCAAGTTGTGGGCGGCAGCGTTGTGGGTTCCCTGGTGGCCTCAGGGCCAGTCATGGTTATTGCAGCTACGTTTTCCAATGCTACCTATGAGAGGTTGCCgctggaagaggaagaagaaggaggcagCGGAGGTGGAGGACAACTCGGTGGCGGTGGCGGCTCTCCGCCAGGAATTGGCAGCGGCGGGGGACAGCAGCAGGCTGGGTTGGGCGACCCTTCTGGGTTGCCGGTCTTTAATCTGCCGCCGAACTTGCTGCCGAATGGTGGGCAGCTGCACCATGATGCGTTTGGTTGGAGCCATGGTCGTCCTCCTTTCTAG